Within Planococcus citri chromosome 2, ihPlaCitr1.1, whole genome shotgun sequence, the genomic segment GCATTTCAATTGATTGCATTCGTACGAGAGATTTCAAGGCATATCTATAACCACTTCATCCAAGTATACTACATATATTTAACGACCTATAAACacaaattacataattatattattGACATTGAAGAACAAAATTCAGCTTTATCATATCGCGAGCTAAACAAAGATGTGTGCCACTAATGGTATTTAGAGAGATATGATTCTTTATAAGGTAGGCACCTAAATTAATAAATAGCACGTGAGCTGTACTGTAGTCGATTGTACGTATTTTAGAATATGATTCTTGATAAGTTTGCAAGTTTTAAGTATAATATCGATACGAGAGAATAGCCAGGTTTCTTTAATAAACAGAAATAGGTGCATAATCTTGTTTGGTTTAATTTTCCGGTGTTCAGTGTTCGTATATTTATAAATAATGAAGGAAAATGTTATCGTGGTATAAGGTAAcgttgtttatttatttttcccctcaaaaacaACGTACAATCTTACATGGTATACACTTAGTTAGGTACGCAGTCGTTCGCGGAATCCTTTAAGAGGAAATTACGATTAAAAAAATCCCAAGAAacgtattttttagaaaaaaaaaatagcaaaaatggtgtattttcaacttgaataataataaactgGTGACCATTTTGAACCGTTCTACAtgggaactgaaaaaaattatttccactagcaaaataatataatgtagaaattcaaattttcatttgtactCGTGGTTTTTTAATCTTTCTagctttgaaaattcacaaatccgctggaagctccaaaatagCTGGAAACTATCACTAATCGATTTggattttgaagttgaaagtgGAATACAATCCAAACTCCAGTTACCTActtcatttcaaattcatttttttttccataaacaAATAATTACTAAGCCTAAATTCTCAAAAGTTcttcaaaaaccgaaaaaatttgaaaatcaaaattcattttttttcaaaagacgaACATTTCTCTTAAAGGCAGTCAAAgtatatttcaaaattagtgaaacttttgaaattacGAAGAggcaacagaaaaaaaataatgcaaaatcttgaaaacataaCACACTCGTCCTCAGAGGTatgacgaaaaatcaaaaaaacatccaaaaatacaccactcagcaaatttcaagtgttgaacttcagtttttgttttttggtgaattttagaatATTCAAATCAGGTAGGctcattttccaagaaaaattcgagatttgataaaaattaaaatagaaagttaaaatttgtttcatgcatcattttcaacttttcaaatcaaTGAGCAGTGCAGGGCCACGTTGAAGTCTCCAGAACATTTTTGGGGACAacaggtttgaaaaaatgaaattctaaactTAAGTAAGTATCTATAAAATTGAAAGTGTTTTTGCGACTGTTTTGATccattttggaagaaatttttaaaatttaaaattcaaaaatgttcctagggattatttttgaaagaatacaTTACATTTTTGGCTTCAAGAATCGATTGGTGGTagttttgagctattctggagcttccagcgattttttaaacttttacaattttgaacaaaatttcaaaaaaaaaaacaaaacaggcaaataattaaaatttagcatCTATAAACATGAATTAGGTACCGTCTTCATGGccaacatttttatcaattcaaacaAAAACTAATTCTAgtccaaaattatcaacaaagattgctttcgaaaaaagttgataatttcttGTTCACGAACTTATCAACATAAAAGCTTATATAATTGGAGTTCATGCCCCATTTTTGATCACCAAAATCGATTTGTGGTCCTTTTGAACGATTTTAAACctctggcgaatttttgaatactgCAGTCGTCCaaaaaaagtggtcaaaatatgAATTGGAACCGGCAAAAAACGGATTATGACAATTTGTGcctaaatacgagtaaaatgaaaaactcacAAAAACGGTTTATCCGTCAATAAGAAgaagcaggacatttttcagatattttaagACTCTGCGTTATCTGGGAGGGAAAGAGGAGGGGTCAAAATTTCACActtcaatttttcgctttttcaatgtttttgaatatttcaagatTATTTTCGGGGAGTGGGTTTTTGTAGGCAAGACATTATGCAAACACTTTAGGTATTATTTCTtcttcttgggggggggggggggggggtgaggtgACAAAaccttcaacatttttaaatttcttttgaacgtttttaatttaaatgttttttatacttactaCTTCTTCAACgtattaaatcaaaaaaaaaaaaaaaaaacgaaacagattctttgaaaattacgtatGAAAAAAGGGAAGggagaacatttttgaaaaaggtttcaGTTCTTTTATcacactttttcaacagatttataatttaaaaaaaaatgcaatcttattatttgaaaattattcaaaatagaaGAAAGGAACGAGTTTCAATACGGGAGAAGCGAGAAcagaaaattttgccaattttccaatttttgagaaatggaGAGATTTgagaagttggaaaatttttactttaaagtGACTAGTTGGCGAATGGAGAATTttacaatgaattttttcaaaattcttcaaagagagtaggtacatatgttgattaaaaaattcaacttgagaaaaaaataaaaaaagaggacttttcgataaaaaaaaaaagacttgcaGGATTTGGAGGACTGTCACACATCCTGTACAGAGGCTGAATATGATTTTGACTGTTTTCATGGAAATCTTATTCAAAAACTGGACAccccaaaaattcatcaaaggttccagaactgctcgaaacccATCGCAAAAAGATTCAAgaggaaaatcaattttcaacaaaaaaggtcattttcaattttggcctaTCTTTAATCGTGTGAGCTCTacttgaagaattcaaaaaattccgagaaaaaagtacaatttcTTTCCATTTCCTTTTTATGCCAGTATTTCTCCTTCAATTTCACAACATTAAGAAAACGAAGTACGTAACCATTGTGTAGGAAATTCAATTTCCTATTTTAAGAAAGtcttttgcaaattttcgataccttcaaaataaaaaaaaatcgatttgaaaaaaaaattctaaaaaatattttctccatATATCTtgttcgttttgaaatttgaattgatgTAGGTATCTGTTATCTGTATCTCTTTCAGCTTTGGAGATGTACTAAAAATATTGACTGGGCTCTTTTTATAGATAAGATTGAATTTCCTATACAATGGTTACctcaattttacgatttttttgaaattgaaggagatATATGCAAGCTTGACTACaagaggagaaaaaagaaatacaatttCCTCTAGATTTTTCGAATTCTTCAAATAGCGTTCACACGATTAAAGATAGGCAAAATAATAATGACAATAAGCTTTTTATTTTcgttggaaatgaatttttctacgAGATGGTAGcagcacaattttttcaattatcaaaaaaaaaaaaacaacattcaaAACAttctaattttacaaaaaataaagtcAATTGAATTGTTTCTAGTTTCGAACATTAATTCCGgtgttgttgaattttaaaaatgaccagAACAGGTTCCATAAAAACATAATCGAtgcttaaaaaaatcgaatttccaACAACTTAAAGATAGGCTACCTATGTATTATTtgaaagtacatactttttttcaatttttcgtcttCAGTGACTATATCGGAATCAATGtgggaaatttttaattcattgtCTCTTTGATAGAGTTACAAGGCAAGTTTCAGAAAACCCAAACACGATGTGACATTTATGCCTTCTAGCACAAGCGTTGAGCAAAGCTACATTTTAATCGacaatgatgatttttaatcATTCCTTCCTTAATGCTAAAGCTAATACATATGTAGTtgaaataacacaaaaaaaaaatcaaactggtTAATTTTCCAGCTCACCTGAGTATATGACGACAACCATCAGAGGAGGCTTCAAATATAGCACTCCTTGCCTTCGTAATCGATCTTCTCCGGTAGGATTTTAGAGGACGACGACGATATCGCGTACATAGGTATAGACATAACGACTAGGGCCGCACCGCAGGCGAATAAATAATTAACACTATAATGGAACAGGATAACGGAAACGAATCCGGACACGATGATGGCGGTAGCCGAGGCATACCCTTTGGAAACGTTATCAGCCAGTTTCACTGATAACGCAACGGTCAATCCGCTGCTGGTCTGCAACACCACAATCAGCCACACGATGTTGGtatattcgtgaaaaaatcctTTCTCTCTGACCGGCGAATAATCTTTGGTGAAAGTTTGCAGGAAGGCCAACGGTACCGATATCAAGCTGAGCTGCAGATTCCTGGCCCATACCGAGAGAGTGGTGGTTTTGAGTATCCTTTCGAAATAAACTCCGGCGAAGCCGGATAACAACGCGGCTATGATACCGGTAACATATCCTAGGACTTTATCGTTGGCGCTGAGATCGTCTCGCGACTTGGATCTATCGACTTCGGTGAATTGTACGACGATCATGACGCCAATGGTGAGTATGATCAACGACAGGTACTGCAGTCGGCGATACGTCGAGCGTAAAAATATCATCGAGAATATTACCGTCATCGGTATCTTGACTTGGCCAATTACCTGGAACGTGATTACGTCCAGGTTTTGATTAGAGATGTACATCAGATTATTCATCACAACGTACGCTACAGCCGGAATAACCACGTTTAACGTGTCCATCGGCGTTTTCATCACAGAATTGTAAAACAGcgaaccgattttttttcgcgattctcCGAATATGAATAACAGCAACACGCTGCATACTACTTTTAGTATTTCCGACAGGCAGACTGCTGTCGATGTGATGAATGTGTCTTTCTTCATGAAGCTGTATTTCAGTAACAAGGCGTAAGCTGCGTTTTGAATTACTAACGAAATCAGGCAAAGGTATTTCAGGAAAGTTTGATTGCATCTTGGACTGTCTTCTTCTTTCAGTTCTTTTAGTGGTTTTtccctgtaaaaaaaaaaaaacgaaacaggTTGAGATTAGAAATAGTAGCTCAACAACAGATTAATAAATTGGATATTTAATTATTATCGCGAGTTTATACACATTAGTATACACGTGAATGAAAACGGAATTAGGCTAAAAGACTAATGAATGAAAGCCAATTACATCTCAATAAGGTGAATAGCACCCtatgaagcaatttttcaaaggtaTGATCGATAAAGGACTACAGATACTTAGTCTTACTTTTTATTTACGTTCGATtagattttaatgaaatttccaattccgTATAAGATTATCGATGCAGATAcgacttgaaatgaaaaaacgagCAGAAATTGTGATAGGTGATTGATCATTTTCGCCATTTACTTCCTGATTTCATCTTCgaataaaatcagaattcatTTCGAAGAAAATGTTCATAATTTACAGATCATCGTTCATCGTTTGCATcattactttgaaatttttatgattgtTTATCAAAAATCAGGTTGCTACATAACTTCATAAACCCTactttcattcagaaaaaaacaagtctcaatttcaaaaatgaggatTACATGGGTACGAATACTCGTAAACCAACAGAATAAGATGTACCTATTCAAATCTTTCGCCCAGATTGTCTAATCagtgaaagaaatgattttcctgAGCTGCTCTCAgatttttagaccattttttcctttttttttttagatttagagCTAAAATTGTCAACGCAGCACGcagagtaaaaatttcagaaaatggagggaatacaacttttcaaaatatgtattaagaCAATCAACATCATTTCACGcccctttttttgacaatttcaacaatcacaaaaaaatttccacgtgATGAAAAAACAGGAATGAAACGGAGagaattgttaaaattttaatgtttgtgAATTTGAgaacgttttcaaatttcattctgaATAAGAAataaatagaattttaaaaactatgaaaattagttgaaattttgtgtaggaatttgaaaatgaaaataaaacgtttgatttttataagcattcaaaaattcatattcaagGAGGTATAAAAATGTTCGATACATTTGTCTAatagttttccaaaatgaaattttttccagttggGGAGTTCTGATGctgcaattttttacatttgatgaaaataaaacgaactTTTATCCCTACGTAAGCAGATTTCTAAAACATgagcaattttacaaaattgtgaacttttttcagcatttgaGCACAATtgtcatccaaaaaaaaagtgttatcGTTTTTCCAACGCTTGCATAGTTGCATAAATTGACCTAATGTATTTTCATAGGCCCTCTGTGatctcatttttgacattttaaacaTAATGAAATCTACTAATACATCCTCACGACAACTTATCATGTTTCATTCCAAATTACCTAATCACGATGTGAAAATAAGTATGTTCTAGTGAATTGTGGAAATCAGCAACtcttataaattttgaaaatgaatattcagaaaaaaaatagcttccTAAAGCGATTGGAAATTGCTGGTAGTAGATCCAGATCGGTCCTAAaatggtcgaaatcgattcgaGGAGACGACTTTATAGGAGATagcaaaagttttgaataatttgtcgcaaaattgacgattttgaatttttttctacaaaatttgaaatttttaatttgaccgTTTTCAACCAGTCATCTCGGATTTACGATTCATCTACCCTAATCAATTCGAAAAGTCGAACTTATTTcaggattgaattttcagcttccGAAGTAGATTACCTACAACactttctggagcgatttgaagttGTTGAAGAAAGATCAACTTTCGTTGGAGGGTTCGGATCGGCTCAAAAATGGTAGCAATCGATTCACGGGGTCGACTTTATTCGCCAAAAGTCAAACTATAAACTTGAGGAGcacaaaattcagttttgaggTCTCAGGTATGGGTAACATTCTCTTTCAgtgagtcaaatttcagctcaagtGGAATTGGAACATTGTACCTGAAGGTTGTTTGGTCACGTCGaactttcaatttctgaatCGGGCAGCTAAATTTTTCCTgccttatttgatttttttttttaaatgaatcacgaatccattttttttgttggttaaattctcaaattattatacgagtaaatgTATTCTAACatccaaaatgtaaaaaaattaagtaaatatgaaaaaaaaatcgtttctgTGAAGTAAATCGTGAACAAAATTTGACATGACATACCACTCACGAGCTGTAGAAAAATCATTGTCACAAAACAGCTAAAGTTCTcttagaatttgatttttccaacacGAAACATCAACCCATAGTTTTGCTGATTTGGAGCACAGAGGGAAACTGTCTGTGTCTCAAATTCCAGCTGATTTAAAACCGACCTGCCTCAAAATCAATACCTAATATTTGTACTATTCATTTTTACATCTCTTGATATTATTACCTGTACAATTTGTTTTtatatcataattttcaattttacttacttacaaaaCAGAAACCGGTAAAGTTCgtaatactcgtacatcaaaaactttttcatcaaattttccaaggGTATGCGAGTACGTGAGCATAACCATATTGCGAGCGAAATTAAACTGAAGTGAAGTTCGTTTTGTTTGAGATGGAACCCAAACTAggtaaaacgaaaattttctactCGCGACTAGTAATCACTATTTTTCCTACACAATGTACTGAAGGGGCGTTCGATTagttatttacaattttaaattcataaaatttacaaTGTTCTAATGGGCATCACTTGTGCGCAAAGCAGATGCGCGTTACGAGTACTTTAATCCTCGAGCTCGTCACCCTTTTCTTTTCCGCACTCGTCTGAAGCAGGCTCGAATCTCAAGGAGAAgaagagaatattttgaaaatttcttatcaaGTTATCAACTACCGTGTATGCCTACTTATTGACCTAGATTATAAATTTaatcgaggtatttttttttctctaaaatttcaCCTACCCATGTacgagattatttttttaaaaacaaattggcATTATTGGAATAATAATTCaccaaacaaataaacaaaGAGGTAACGCCTGTGAACCGGGAACTACCTGTAGatactaatttttttagttattttcatCAGATCTTATCTAGATTTAAAGATATCGACAGGCCTATAGAATACTTTGAAGCAGTAAAATATGAAGCAAGGTCTTTCATACCTACCTCCCTTCCATCCTCTTTTACTCAGTCATCTTCAAACTACAGATTAATAATTAATTGTTGCTATTTTCAGGTCAAGTTCACGTTGATAGGTACCCCTCCCCCGCTAACATCTAGCTACATCTAGTCTTGAGACCTAATTTCGTCTCACCAAAAAACCCagaatatgtataggtacttttcaatgaagaaaaaatgattttcggtGAACACAaaatcagattaaaaaaaataccaaaaatgaagCATTGGTTTTTCTGTAGGGCTGCGCAGAATCATAAAACCAAACACAACTTTCAACcacaaaaacaataataaataaatgtagAAATGAAATGGAAGCTCATTCTTTTATTTACACTGCAAAGCAGACAAGAAGGTGACGAATTTTCCACCTTCCTACTTCCACTACGTTACTACATGCACCACTGATGGATACAcataatataaaattattttaatactgATATGTTGAATAAATTCGCATTACTGTATTctgaattttctgattttagaTACTTAGTCGCTTTTTTTAAAGGCTAATTTGATCTAACTGACGATGAATAAATATGAAATCGAATTAATTAGATAAAATTAATCAATAGAAGCTTCATCGCTATGATATTATgtaaatactttttaaaaaagtatggCCGAATACACGCAATGACTTCATAACTATTGTTTACTGTGTTTTCATAAGCTGTATCtcataatatgtttttttttgtggttttgtgttatttttctcatttcaaactttttattcTCACGAAAGAGtatttctgaatattttgtatgatttaattacctatctgtattttcaattcactcCCCCCCCCATCCGGCAGTACTATCAATTTCAATGTTATAATTAATATCTAGTTTATTGACATTGTAAATACCTACAGCTAAAGCTGTCTACTGcaataaatgatttgatttgatgatCATtaggttaggtataggtacgtacctattttctaattttttattatttcaatgtttttttttcctttttttaaaaaacgtaggtaccaaaaattgtttttttttttagataaataaGTATTCGATGAGTATGCTTACACATAATATTCTAATACGTGTATTACAAGAAATAattaaagaaaaacatttttcagctcatttttattttgaacaattttttaagtaatttttacgTGTAGTAAGTGTATGCAGACGATGAttttcttttctgaaatttatttagAGATAATTCCCATCAACTTATCAACTTGACAGTACCTAAAGTAAAagtacctcccccccccaatcatTTTCGCTGTTATAATATCCTGCAGaagtacgtaatacgtatatttgatggaaaatttttcgtcatACTCCCATACTACCTCCTAAATCTGTAACCTTAGTACGAGAATATTATGCCAATAAATTTTCATGTCTCTTGATGAATAATAAATGGATGGTGAAAATATTCTTCAGCCCCTCATTCCATCTGAAGGAATTCTAGCACACtggaaaaaatggtaattttcaacaGGTACACCCAGTTCGTAGCGGTATTCGTTCATTCAAATTCGGTTGATTGAGCTGCCCGTGTAATTACATTTAGTGGAAGTGTATTGCGATGCGTTTTTAATTACTTAGTGTTTTTCTattgattttattaattatcGAATTGATTAATCACATTCCATTCTACAATTGGTAGATAATTGGTTGAGTCAATAGTCCaatattttgatccatttttacTGATATTCATTTCTATGCCTGGCACTAGCTGGTATAGAGCAAAGAACCAAATTACCAACCTACTACACTAccttaccaaaattttctcaactttgaaaaatctaagaaatctaatgaaaaaatttggcctCATTAATCTCTCACGCTCCAAATTCATTAGTAAAGAATTCTTGAACTGGGCGAACTATCgttactttcaaaatgaaagaaatactaattttcaaaattttaggacaTTCATCTCTCTCTTCTGTTCCTTTACACAACTCTTACACTTCAAAAATAGGttggaaataatttattttaattttttacacaaaaaattgttccaaTGACTAGAGGTATCCTAACGGGCCATTTTTTCGAACGAGACAAAATTAAGTCGAAGCACgcaaagaaaaatttcaggagccaaagtagatataggtaggtacatttttcaatttttggtgaatttaaaaaaaaaaatcaaattttgggaaaatgtgaaaaaaatcagaattttaccaaagtgacctagacagctgcaatttggtAGAAACCCTCTTATCGATCTTCTGAATCGATTGAAggcagtttcaaaccgttctggaacCTCCTGCGGCCATGTTTAGGAAATTTCTGATATTCATGAAGAGccataaaaactgtccaaatcaacttcagcatgTATAATGCGATTAGTGCTTATTAGCGACTCACATGACTGTTTTATGCACCAATtctccaaaatttgtttttgttgctTCAGAacctcatatttttttcaaaaatcttcaataaatcattgaaaaaataattatactaTTTTGAATAGGCAGAAACTGAtaatgttgaattgaaaatgtacctaataaGTCAGATGGGTCGCTAATAATTCGGacagtttttaatgaaattttgtgaaaatctgaaattgacAAATTATGCCTCGAGCCTCTAGACGGAAAAGCACGCAACGTGAATTTTAGCATTTCgtacaagtttcaattttcatcaatttgctagaggcttcaaaacgacttagAACATTTCAAATCTGTTTCCAGCGGATTCGGGTGGTTGAAAATAGGATCCACAccttttagctttctaggtcgattcggtaaactttcaattttttcgcatttttgatccaaattcaatttttgaaaattcactaaaaatcaaaaaatgcatttcagattctaaaattttggctggtgacatatttttgcatgctcttttcatttttagcttttactggttcaaaaaattttctgcactTCCAATGCGCGGGAGaaattcctcatttttgaaaaatttgaggcaCATAATCTCCTCTTCAAACAGATGAGTATGGAGTTTCTTCCCGATGTTTTCtacttggtaattttcaatttttagggtaCATATATCAGTAGCTCAACTTTGAACCAAAGTGAACTAATTTAGTGTTTAAGAGCattgaaatttcgaacaaaatttcCATGGAGGGAATTTGTACTACATGCCTACTATCATCCTTTTCCTTGCcaagagcaatttttttcacaagaaaaaaacGATTGCGATACACTCAATTGACAAAAACATTTTCCGACATTTCCAGAGTAAGGACATTATTTTTGGTCTTTTTAAAACTTGGTGGGTCGAATGAAGTACCGAATATAACTCGAAAATTGGATAATTCAGACTCTACTGTaggtagaaaatatttttgaccatTATCTAGAGCcttaaaagatgaaatttcatctgTTGAACAGAATAGGTAGCAGTCGAAGACAACTACGAGTATACCTATCCTTAATCTATGCACTGATGCATGCTTCGAGTAAAGCACACCAATCTAGCACGCTTTATTATGATATCGTAATCAACTTCGATTATTCACGAGAAGCTAGAAGACTTTGCTTGGACGCACGTGACATCTGATTACGTCGCCACCGCTAGTTTCTAAACACGAAATGTAACAATAAACTACATACATGTTAGTGTAGTACGAAATACAAATACAACTCGTATgttttaagaagaaaaaaaaacaacagtgcaaaaaaatgaacttttgaacgTTGAATCTGCATATTATATCAGAAGTGCACGAACatacttcattttcattcaaacttCCACTCAACAAGGCTTATCGCAAAAAACATGtacctatttacctattttaattacaatttaaCCTTAAAAAGGAAACCGAATATTATGTATTCGATTACCACTCACTAAGCTTACGGTAATGGTAATTTATCGTCAGTTTTAC encodes:
- the LOC135835733 gene encoding CMP-sialic acid transporter-like isoform X4, with product MKKDTFITSTAVCLSEILKVVCSVLLLFIFGESRKKIGSLFYNSVMKTPMDTLNVVIPAVAYVVMNNLMYISNQNLDVITFQVIGQVKIPMTVIFSMIFLRSTYRRLQYLSLIILTIGVMIVVQFTEVDRSKSRDDLSANDKVLGYVTGIIAALLSGFAGVYFERILKTTTLSVWARNLQLSLISVPLAFLQTFTKDYSPVREKGFFHEYTNIVWLIVVLQTSSGLTVALSVKLADNVSKGYASATAIIVSGFVSVILFHYSVNYLFACGAALVVMSIPMYAISSSSSKILPEKIDYEGKECYI
- the LOC135835733 gene encoding CMP-sialic acid transporter-like isoform X2, whose translation is MKKFLMYEYYELYRFLFCKEKPLKELKEEDSPRCNQTFLKYLCLISLVIQNAAYALLLKYSFMKKDTFITSTAVCLSEILKVVCSVLLLFIFGESRKKIGSLFYNSVMKTPMDTLNVVIPAVAYVVMNNLMYISNQNLDVITFQVIGQVKIPMTVIFSMIFLRSTYRRLQYLSLIILTIGVMIVVQFTEVDRSKSRDDLSANDKVLGYVTGIIAALLSGFAGVYFERILKTTTLSVWARNLQLSLISVPLAFLQTFTKDYSPVREKGFFHEYTNIVWLIVVLQTSSGLTVALSVKLADNVSKGYASATAIIVSGFVSVILFHYSVNYLFACGAALVVMSIPMYAISSSSSKILPEKIDYEGKECYI
- the LOC135835733 gene encoding CMP-sialic acid transporter-like isoform X1 gives rise to the protein MVMLTYSHTLGKFDEKVFDVRVLRTLPVSVLEKPLKELKEEDSPRCNQTFLKYLCLISLVIQNAAYALLLKYSFMKKDTFITSTAVCLSEILKVVCSVLLLFIFGESRKKIGSLFYNSVMKTPMDTLNVVIPAVAYVVMNNLMYISNQNLDVITFQVIGQVKIPMTVIFSMIFLRSTYRRLQYLSLIILTIGVMIVVQFTEVDRSKSRDDLSANDKVLGYVTGIIAALLSGFAGVYFERILKTTTLSVWARNLQLSLISVPLAFLQTFTKDYSPVREKGFFHEYTNIVWLIVVLQTSSGLTVALSVKLADNVSKGYASATAIIVSGFVSVILFHYSVNYLFACGAALVVMSIPMYAISSSSSKILPEKIDYEGKECYI
- the LOC135835733 gene encoding CMP-sialic acid transporter-like isoform X3, with translation MCRCLRYCCFCLYMCNKKEKPLKELKEEDSPRCNQTFLKYLCLISLVIQNAAYALLLKYSFMKKDTFITSTAVCLSEILKVVCSVLLLFIFGESRKKIGSLFYNSVMKTPMDTLNVVIPAVAYVVMNNLMYISNQNLDVITFQVIGQVKIPMTVIFSMIFLRSTYRRLQYLSLIILTIGVMIVVQFTEVDRSKSRDDLSANDKVLGYVTGIIAALLSGFAGVYFERILKTTTLSVWARNLQLSLISVPLAFLQTFTKDYSPVREKGFFHEYTNIVWLIVVLQTSSGLTVALSVKLADNVSKGYASATAIIVSGFVSVILFHYSVNYLFACGAALVVMSIPMYAISSSSSKILPEKIDYEGKECYI